A portion of the Mustela erminea isolate mMusErm1 chromosome 19, mMusErm1.Pri, whole genome shotgun sequence genome contains these proteins:
- the TCF25 gene encoding transcription factor 25 isoform X1: MSRRALRRLRGEQRGQEPLGPGALQFVLHDDDDAEEEGPKRGPGGRHLRGAGKEGVCVNNRFELINIEDLEEGPVLNGERPDGLLPGAVVSGNKRRSQSGGADRKKAGEVADRAAPPEQSNISGKLRKKKKKQKNKKNTTGEILENGLEDIDRILERIEDSSGFNRPGPPPLSSKKHVLYVEHRHLNPDTELKRYFGARAVLGEQRPRQRQRVYPKCTWLTTPKSTWPRYTKPGLSMRLLESKKGLSSFAFEHSEEYQQTQHKFLAAVESMEPNNIVVLLQTSPYHVDSLLQLSDACRFQEDQEMARDLVERALYSMECAFHPLFSLTSGTCRLDYRRPENRSFYLALYKQMSFLEKRGCPRTALEFCKLILSLEPDEDPLCMLLLIDHLALRARNYEYLIRLFQEWEAHRNLSQLPNFAFSVPLAYFLLSQQADLPEQELSSAREQASVLIRQALTMFPGVLLPLLEYCSVRPDAAVAMHRFFGPEAEISQPPALSQLVSLYLGRSHFLWKEPATMSWLEENVQEVLQAVDSGDPAVAACESRRKMLYQRAPRNIHRHVVLSEVKEAVAALPPDVTTQSVMGFDPLPPLDTIYSYVRPERLSPVSRGNTIALFFRSLLPNYTMEGEGLRGLEGCAERVHSFWNLSPPRAWRSRRPGQPQHSKPPRNVCLDLSNGTSTEEVGRGAEGLGSRETRSSVSRAWGPGWEETSLVGGWCLFSGVMAKWTWVQTGRG; encoded by the exons ATGTCGCGCCGGGCCCTCCGGAGGCTGAGGGGGGAACAGCGCGGCCAGGAGCCTCTTGGGCCCGGCGCCCTGCAGTTTGTCCTCCACGATGACGATGATGCGGAAGAAGAAGGTCCAAAGCGGGGTCCAGGCGGCCGACACCTCCGGGGCGCAGGGAAGGAGGGCGTCTGCGTCAACAACCGGTTCGAGCTG ATCAACATCGAAGACCTGGAGGAGGGACCTGTGCTAAATGGGGAGAGACCCGATGGTCTGCTCCCGGGTGCGGTGGTGTCCGGGAACAAAAGGAGGTCGCAGAGTGGAGGTGCAGACCGCAAGAAGGCTGGAGAAGTGGCTGACAGGGCAGCGCCCCCGGAGCAG TCTAATATAAGTGGCAAACTccgaaagaagaaaaagaaacagaaaaataagaaaaacactaCAGGAGAAATTTTG GAAAATGGGTTGGAAGATATTGATCGCATCTTGGAGAGGATTGAGGACAGCAGTGGTTTCAACCGCCCTGGGCCGCCTCCCCTTAGCTCCAAGAAGCACGTCCTGTATGTGGAGCACAG ACACTTGAATCCAGACACAGAGCTGAAAAGGTATTTTGGTGCTCGAGCTGTCCTTGGGGAACAAAG GCCGAGGCAGAGGCAGCGAGTGTACCCCAAGTGTACCTGGCTCACAACCCCGAAGAGCACCTGGCCGCGGTACACCAAACCAG GTCTGTCGATGAGGCTGCTGGAGTCCAAGAAGGGTCTCTCCTCCTTTGCTTTTGAGCACAGTGAGGAGTACCAGCAGACCCAGCACAAGTTTCTGGCCGCGGTGGAGTCCATGGAGCCCAATAACATCGTG GTTCTGCTCCAGACTAGCCCATACCACGTGGACTCGCTGCTGCAGCTCAGTGATGCTTGTCGTTTTCAGGAGGATCAGGAGATGGCCCGAGACCTCGTTG AGAGAGCGCTGTACAGCATGGAGTGCGCCTTCCACCCCTTGTTCAGCCTCACCAGTGGGACCTGCCGGCTGGACTACCGCAGGCCCGAGAACAG GAGCTTCTACCTGGCCCTCTACAAACAGATGAGTTTCCTAGAGAAGCGCGGCTGCCCGCGCACGGCGCTGGAGTTCTGCAAGCTCATCCTGAG CCTGGAGCCCGACGAGGACCCCCTGTGCATGCTGCTGCTCATCGACCACCTGGCCCTGCGGGCACGCAACTACGAGTACCTGATCCGCCTCTTCCAGGAGTGGGAG GCTCATCGGAACCTGTCTCAGCTCCCAAATTTCGCCTTCTCTGTGCCGTTGGCCTATTTCCTGTTGAGTCAGCAAGCAGACCTCCCAGAACAGGAGCTGAGCTCTGCTAGGGAGCAGGCGTCTGTCCTGATCCGACAGGCCCTCACCATGTTCCCTGGAG TGCTCCTGCCTCTGCTCGAGTACTGCAGCGTGCGGCCCGATGCCGCTGTCGCCATGCACCGCTTCTTTGGCCCGGAGGCCGAGATCAG CCAGCCCCCCGCCCTAAGCCAGCTGGTGAGCCTGTACCTTGGAAGGTCACACTTCCTCTGGAAGGAGCCTGCCACCATGAGCTGGCTGGAGGAGAACGTCCAGGAGGTTCTGCAGGCGGTGGACTCTGGGGACCCTGCAGTGGCAGCGTGTGAGAGCAG GCGGAAGATGCTCTACCAGCGAGCGCCCAGGAACATCCACCGGCACGTGGTCCTGTCCGAGGTCAAGGAGGCTGTTGCTGCCCTTCCCCCG GATGTGACCACGCAGTCTGTGATGGGCTTTGACCCTCTGCCTCCTTTGGACACGATCTACTCCTACGTCAGACCCGAGAG GCTGAGTCCCGTCAGCCGCGGAAACACGATTGCCCTCTTCTTCCGGTCTCTACTGCCTAATTACACCATGGAG GGGGAGGGGCTCCGGGGACTtgaaggatgtgcagaaagggttCATTCTTTCTGGAACCTCAGCCCACCCCGGGCCTGGAGGAGCAGGAGGCCTGGCCAGCCACAACACAGCAAGCCGCCCAGAAACGTATGTCTGGACCTGAGCAACGGTACCTccacagaggaggtggggaggggggctgagggTCTGGGGTCCAGAGAGACTAGAAGCTCGGTCTCGAGGGCTTGGGGTCCTGGCTGGGAAGAGACCTCTCTGGTGGGAGGCTGGTGTCTCTTCAGCGGGGTCATGGCCAAGTGGACGTGGGTACAGACTGGGAGAGGGTGA
- the TCF25 gene encoding transcription factor 25 isoform X3: MSRRALRRLRGEQRGQEPLGPGALQFVLHDDDDAEEEGPKRGPGGRHLRGAGKEGVCVNNRFELINIEDLEEGPVLNGERPDGLLPGAVVSGNKRRSQSGGADRKKAGEVADRAAPPEQSNISGKLRKKKKKQKNKKNTTGEILENGLEDIDRILERIEDSSGFNRPGPPPLSSKKHVLYVEHRHLNPDTELKRYFGARAVLGEQRPRQRQRVYPKCTWLTTPKSTWPRYTKPGLSMRLLESKKGLSSFAFEHSEEYQQTQHKFLAAVESMEPNNIVVLLQTSPYHVDSLLQLSDACRFQEDQEMARDLVERALYSMECAFHPLFSLTSGTCRLDYRRPENRSFYLALYKQMSFLEKRGCPRTALEFCKLILSLEPDEDPLCMLLLIDHLALRARNYEYLIRLFQEWEAHRNLSQLPNFAFSVPLAYFLLSQQADLPEQELSSAREQASVLIRQALTMFPGVLLPLLEYCSVRPDAAVAMHRFFGPEAEISQPPALSQLVSLYLGRSHFLWKEPATMSWLEENVQEVLQAVDSGDPAVAACESRRKMLYQRAPRNIHRHVVLSEVKEAVAALPPQTQPCSQGPILFG; this comes from the exons ATGTCGCGCCGGGCCCTCCGGAGGCTGAGGGGGGAACAGCGCGGCCAGGAGCCTCTTGGGCCCGGCGCCCTGCAGTTTGTCCTCCACGATGACGATGATGCGGAAGAAGAAGGTCCAAAGCGGGGTCCAGGCGGCCGACACCTCCGGGGCGCAGGGAAGGAGGGCGTCTGCGTCAACAACCGGTTCGAGCTG ATCAACATCGAAGACCTGGAGGAGGGACCTGTGCTAAATGGGGAGAGACCCGATGGTCTGCTCCCGGGTGCGGTGGTGTCCGGGAACAAAAGGAGGTCGCAGAGTGGAGGTGCAGACCGCAAGAAGGCTGGAGAAGTGGCTGACAGGGCAGCGCCCCCGGAGCAG TCTAATATAAGTGGCAAACTccgaaagaagaaaaagaaacagaaaaataagaaaaacactaCAGGAGAAATTTTG GAAAATGGGTTGGAAGATATTGATCGCATCTTGGAGAGGATTGAGGACAGCAGTGGTTTCAACCGCCCTGGGCCGCCTCCCCTTAGCTCCAAGAAGCACGTCCTGTATGTGGAGCACAG ACACTTGAATCCAGACACAGAGCTGAAAAGGTATTTTGGTGCTCGAGCTGTCCTTGGGGAACAAAG GCCGAGGCAGAGGCAGCGAGTGTACCCCAAGTGTACCTGGCTCACAACCCCGAAGAGCACCTGGCCGCGGTACACCAAACCAG GTCTGTCGATGAGGCTGCTGGAGTCCAAGAAGGGTCTCTCCTCCTTTGCTTTTGAGCACAGTGAGGAGTACCAGCAGACCCAGCACAAGTTTCTGGCCGCGGTGGAGTCCATGGAGCCCAATAACATCGTG GTTCTGCTCCAGACTAGCCCATACCACGTGGACTCGCTGCTGCAGCTCAGTGATGCTTGTCGTTTTCAGGAGGATCAGGAGATGGCCCGAGACCTCGTTG AGAGAGCGCTGTACAGCATGGAGTGCGCCTTCCACCCCTTGTTCAGCCTCACCAGTGGGACCTGCCGGCTGGACTACCGCAGGCCCGAGAACAG GAGCTTCTACCTGGCCCTCTACAAACAGATGAGTTTCCTAGAGAAGCGCGGCTGCCCGCGCACGGCGCTGGAGTTCTGCAAGCTCATCCTGAG CCTGGAGCCCGACGAGGACCCCCTGTGCATGCTGCTGCTCATCGACCACCTGGCCCTGCGGGCACGCAACTACGAGTACCTGATCCGCCTCTTCCAGGAGTGGGAG GCTCATCGGAACCTGTCTCAGCTCCCAAATTTCGCCTTCTCTGTGCCGTTGGCCTATTTCCTGTTGAGTCAGCAAGCAGACCTCCCAGAACAGGAGCTGAGCTCTGCTAGGGAGCAGGCGTCTGTCCTGATCCGACAGGCCCTCACCATGTTCCCTGGAG TGCTCCTGCCTCTGCTCGAGTACTGCAGCGTGCGGCCCGATGCCGCTGTCGCCATGCACCGCTTCTTTGGCCCGGAGGCCGAGATCAG CCAGCCCCCCGCCCTAAGCCAGCTGGTGAGCCTGTACCTTGGAAGGTCACACTTCCTCTGGAAGGAGCCTGCCACCATGAGCTGGCTGGAGGAGAACGTCCAGGAGGTTCTGCAGGCGGTGGACTCTGGGGACCCTGCAGTGGCAGCGTGTGAGAGCAG GCGGAAGATGCTCTACCAGCGAGCGCCCAGGAACATCCACCGGCACGTGGTCCTGTCCGAGGTCAAGGAGGCTGTTGCTGCCCTTCCCCCG CAGACGCAGCCGTGCAGCCAAGGACCGATTCTGTTTGGCTGA
- the TCF25 gene encoding transcription factor 25 isoform X2, translated as MSRRALRRLRGEQRGQEPLGPGALQFVLHDDDDAEEEGPKRGPGGRHLRGAGKEGVCVNNRFELINIEDLEEGPVLNGERPDGLLPGAVVSGNKRRSQSGGADRKKAGEVADRAAPPEQSNISGKLRKKKKKQKNKKNTTGEILENGLEDIDRILERIEDSSGFNRPGPPPLSSKKHVLYVEHRHLNPDTELKRYFGARAVLGEQRPRQRQRVYPKCTWLTTPKSTWPRYTKPGLSMRLLESKKGLSSFAFEHSEEYQQTQHKFLAAVESMEPNNIVVLLQTSPYHVDSLLQLSDACRFQEDQEMARDLVERALYSMECAFHPLFSLTSGTCRLDYRRPENRSFYLALYKQMSFLEKRGCPRTALEFCKLILSLEPDEDPLCMLLLIDHLALRARNYEYLIRLFQEWEAHRNLSQLPNFAFSVPLAYFLLSQQADLPEQELSSAREQASVLIRQALTMFPGVLLPLLEYCSVRPDAAVAMHRFFGPEAEISQPPALSQLVSLYLGRSHFLWKEPATMSWLEENVQEVLQAVDSGDPAVAACESRRKMLYQRAPRNIHRHVVLSEVKEAVAALPPDVTTQSVMGFDPLPPLDTIYSYVRPERLSPVSRGNTIALFFRSLLPNYTMEGERPEDGGAGGPNHNQGLNRLMLAVRDMMANFHFHDVEAAREDNPEGDGEWD; from the exons ATGTCGCGCCGGGCCCTCCGGAGGCTGAGGGGGGAACAGCGCGGCCAGGAGCCTCTTGGGCCCGGCGCCCTGCAGTTTGTCCTCCACGATGACGATGATGCGGAAGAAGAAGGTCCAAAGCGGGGTCCAGGCGGCCGACACCTCCGGGGCGCAGGGAAGGAGGGCGTCTGCGTCAACAACCGGTTCGAGCTG ATCAACATCGAAGACCTGGAGGAGGGACCTGTGCTAAATGGGGAGAGACCCGATGGTCTGCTCCCGGGTGCGGTGGTGTCCGGGAACAAAAGGAGGTCGCAGAGTGGAGGTGCAGACCGCAAGAAGGCTGGAGAAGTGGCTGACAGGGCAGCGCCCCCGGAGCAG TCTAATATAAGTGGCAAACTccgaaagaagaaaaagaaacagaaaaataagaaaaacactaCAGGAGAAATTTTG GAAAATGGGTTGGAAGATATTGATCGCATCTTGGAGAGGATTGAGGACAGCAGTGGTTTCAACCGCCCTGGGCCGCCTCCCCTTAGCTCCAAGAAGCACGTCCTGTATGTGGAGCACAG ACACTTGAATCCAGACACAGAGCTGAAAAGGTATTTTGGTGCTCGAGCTGTCCTTGGGGAACAAAG GCCGAGGCAGAGGCAGCGAGTGTACCCCAAGTGTACCTGGCTCACAACCCCGAAGAGCACCTGGCCGCGGTACACCAAACCAG GTCTGTCGATGAGGCTGCTGGAGTCCAAGAAGGGTCTCTCCTCCTTTGCTTTTGAGCACAGTGAGGAGTACCAGCAGACCCAGCACAAGTTTCTGGCCGCGGTGGAGTCCATGGAGCCCAATAACATCGTG GTTCTGCTCCAGACTAGCCCATACCACGTGGACTCGCTGCTGCAGCTCAGTGATGCTTGTCGTTTTCAGGAGGATCAGGAGATGGCCCGAGACCTCGTTG AGAGAGCGCTGTACAGCATGGAGTGCGCCTTCCACCCCTTGTTCAGCCTCACCAGTGGGACCTGCCGGCTGGACTACCGCAGGCCCGAGAACAG GAGCTTCTACCTGGCCCTCTACAAACAGATGAGTTTCCTAGAGAAGCGCGGCTGCCCGCGCACGGCGCTGGAGTTCTGCAAGCTCATCCTGAG CCTGGAGCCCGACGAGGACCCCCTGTGCATGCTGCTGCTCATCGACCACCTGGCCCTGCGGGCACGCAACTACGAGTACCTGATCCGCCTCTTCCAGGAGTGGGAG GCTCATCGGAACCTGTCTCAGCTCCCAAATTTCGCCTTCTCTGTGCCGTTGGCCTATTTCCTGTTGAGTCAGCAAGCAGACCTCCCAGAACAGGAGCTGAGCTCTGCTAGGGAGCAGGCGTCTGTCCTGATCCGACAGGCCCTCACCATGTTCCCTGGAG TGCTCCTGCCTCTGCTCGAGTACTGCAGCGTGCGGCCCGATGCCGCTGTCGCCATGCACCGCTTCTTTGGCCCGGAGGCCGAGATCAG CCAGCCCCCCGCCCTAAGCCAGCTGGTGAGCCTGTACCTTGGAAGGTCACACTTCCTCTGGAAGGAGCCTGCCACCATGAGCTGGCTGGAGGAGAACGTCCAGGAGGTTCTGCAGGCGGTGGACTCTGGGGACCCTGCAGTGGCAGCGTGTGAGAGCAG GCGGAAGATGCTCTACCAGCGAGCGCCCAGGAACATCCACCGGCACGTGGTCCTGTCCGAGGTCAAGGAGGCTGTTGCTGCCCTTCCCCCG GATGTGACCACGCAGTCTGTGATGGGCTTTGACCCTCTGCCTCCTTTGGACACGATCTACTCCTACGTCAGACCCGAGAG GCTGAGTCCCGTCAGCCGCGGAAACACGATTGCCCTCTTCTTCCGGTCTCTACTGCCTAATTACACCATGGAG GGAGAGCGGCCGGAGGACGGAGGGGCTGGGGGTCCGAACCACAACCAAGGCTTGAACAGGCTAATGCTGGCCGTGCGAGACATGATGGCCAACTTCCACTTCCATGACGTGGAGGCAGCGCGCGAGGACAACCCCGAGGGGGACGGGGAGTGGGACTGA
- the MC1R gene encoding melanocyte-stimulating hormone receptor: MSVQGPQRRLLGSLNSTPPATPPLRLPTNQTGPQCLEVSVPDGLFLSLGLLSVLENVLVVAAIAKNRNLHSPMYYFICCLAVSDLLVSVSNVLEMAVLLLLEAGALAAPATVVQQLDDAIDVLVCGAMVSSLCFLGAIAVDRYISIFYALRYHSIVTLARAWRVISAIWLASVLAGALFIAYDNHVAVLLCLVSFFVAMLVLMVGLYVHMLARACQHARRIARLHKRQRPARQGFSLKGTATLTVLLGIFFLCWGPFFLHLSLMVLCPQHPICGCVFKNFNLFLTLIICNSIVDPLIYAFRSQELRKTLQEVVLCSW; encoded by the coding sequence ATGTCTGTGCAGGGCCCCCAGAGGAGGCTGCTAGGCTCCCTTAACTCCACACCCCCAGCCACCCCTCCGCTCAGGCTGCCTACCAACCAGACGGGGCCACAGTGCCTGGAGGTGTCCGTTCCCGACGGGCTCTTCCTCAGCCTGGGGCTGCTGAGTGTGCTGGAGAACGTGCTGGTGGTGGCCGCCATCGCCAAGAACCGCAACCTGCACTCGCCCATGTATTACTTCATCTGCTGCCTGGCTGTGTCCGACCTGCTGGTGAGCGTCAGCAACGTGCTGGAGATGGccgtgctgctgctgctggaggcaGGCGCCCTGGCCGCCCCGGCCACCGTGGTGCAGCAGCTGGACGACGCCATTGACGTGCTCGTGTGCGGCGCCATGGTGTCCAGCCTCTGCTTCCTGGGCGCCATCGCTGTGGACCGCTACATCTCCATCTTCTACGCGCTGCGCTACCACAGCATCGTCACGCTGGCCCGCGCCTGGCGCGTCATCTCCGCCATCTGGCTGGCCAGCGTGCTCGCCGGCGCGCTCTTCATCGCCTATGACAACCACGTGGCTGTGCTGCTTTGCCTTGTCAGCTTCTTCGTGGCCATGCTGGTGCTCATGGTGGGGCTGTACGTGCACATGCTGGCCCGGGCCTGTCAGCACGCCCGCCGCATCGCCCGGCTGCACAAGAGGCAGCGCCCTGCCCGCCAGGGCTTCAGCCTCAAAGGCACCGCCACGCTCACGGTCCTGCTGGgcatcttcttcctctgctgggGCCCCTTCTTCCTGCACCTCTCGCTCATGGTCCTCTGCCCTCAACACCCCATCTGTGGTTGCGTCTTCAAGAATTTCAACCTCTTCCTCACCCTCATCATCTGCAACTCCATCGTCGACCCCCTCATCTATGCCTTCCGCAGTCAGGAGCTCCGAAAGACACTGCAGGAGGTGGTGCTGTGCTCCTGGTGA